A stretch of the Oncorhynchus mykiss isolate Arlee chromosome 23, USDA_OmykA_1.1, whole genome shotgun sequence genome encodes the following:
- the LOC110515341 gene encoding gremlin-2-like, with amino-acid sequence MYRQFVLSILLAGVLWLVGGDTRKTRLQGSIPNPFKGNGNTSDKRTRKQEILASSQEALVVTERKYLKSDWCKTQPLRQTVSEEGCLSRTVINRFCYGQCNSFYIPRHVKTEQESFRSCAFCRPHRFTTLTVEMDCPDLQPPFRHRKIQRVKQCRCISVSVGDSGKR; translated from the coding sequence atgtacaGACAGTTTGTTCTGTCAATCCTGCTTGCAGGCGTCCTTTGGCTGGTGGGCGGAGACACCCGCAAGACCCGCCTCCAAGGCTCTATCCCCAACCCTTTCAAAGGGAACGGCAACACCTCTGACAAACGCACCCGCAAACAGGAAATACTTGCCTCCAGCCAGGAAGCTCTGGTCGTCACAGAGAGGAAGTACCTGAAGAGTGACTGGTGCAAGACCCAGCCGCTGCGTCAGACGGTGAGCGAGGAAGGCTGTCTCAGTCGTACCGTCATCAACAGGTTCTGCTACGGACAGTGTAACTCCTTCTATATCCCACGACACGTTAAGACGGAGCAGGAGTCTTTCCGGTCCTGTGCTTTCTGCCGGCCGCATCGTTTCACCACGCTGACCGTAGAAATGGACTGTCCTGACCTCCAGCCGCCCTTCAGGCACCGCAAGATCCAGAGAGTCAAACAGTGTCGCTGTATATCGGTCTCCGTCGGTGACTCTGGGAAGCGGTGA